In Vibrio gangliei, a single window of DNA contains:
- the pilW gene encoding type IV pilus biogenesis/stability protein PilW, producing MHLIKKLVFILVVSFLVGCVTVTDKPNTAKFDNIKASEARISLGLGYMEEGNMVKARENLEMAVKYAPSYYRALNSIAYYYQRVGEYDLAEDAYEDALDSSPKNGDVLNNYGAFLCRQGEYKKADEFFNRAIEQPYYYLVAASYENAGLCALKSGNNEKAENYFSRALDHDPSRAQSLLQLAELEIEKDEFSNARVRLLKFNQRYGYRPVSLGLLIKLEHKANNPELVSKYGDILKTKYPYSVQYQKYRQNEY from the coding sequence ATGCACTTGATAAAAAAGTTAGTTTTTATTTTAGTAGTTAGTTTCTTAGTGGGTTGTGTTACAGTGACCGACAAGCCAAATACTGCTAAATTTGATAATATAAAAGCCTCTGAAGCCAGAATCTCCCTTGGGTTGGGATATATGGAAGAAGGTAATATGGTCAAAGCGCGTGAAAATCTTGAGATGGCGGTCAAATATGCACCATCTTATTACCGAGCTTTGAATTCCATAGCGTATTATTATCAACGAGTTGGTGAATACGATTTAGCTGAAGACGCCTACGAAGATGCATTGGATAGTTCTCCTAAAAATGGGGATGTCTTAAATAACTACGGTGCATTTTTATGTCGTCAAGGCGAGTATAAAAAAGCGGATGAATTTTTTAACCGCGCGATAGAGCAACCTTATTACTACTTAGTAGCAGCCAGTTATGAAAATGCGGGCTTATGTGCACTGAAAAGTGGTAATAACGAAAAAGCAGAAAACTATTTTTCTCGCGCTCTTGATCATGATCCAAGCAGAGCTCAGTCGTTATTACAGTTAGCTGAGTTAGAAATTGAAAAGGACGAATTTTCGAATGCTAGGGTCCGACTATTAAAGTTTAATCAGAGATATGGATACCGTCCTGTAAGTTTAGGCTTATTAATAAAACTAGAACATAAAGCCAATAATCCTGAACTTGTGTCTAAGTATGGCGACATACTGAAAACGAAATATCCATACTCTGTCCAATATCAGAAGTACAGACAGAATGAGTACTGA
- the der gene encoding ribosome biogenesis GTPase Der → MIPVVALVGRPNVGKSTLFNRLTRTRDALVADFPGLTRDRKYGQAKLGEHEFIVIDTGGIDGTEEGVETKMAEQSLAAIEEADVVLFMVDGRAGLTVSDEAIAKHLRMRDKPSMLVVNKVDGIDADAASAEFWQLGMDKIYQIAAAHGRGVAALIDRALNPFAEQMEKEAAAEIEDLTEFEDQEEEKLDYTEEEAEQEFKRLQDQPIKLAIIGRPNVGKSTLTNRILGEERVVVYDMPGTTRDSIYIPMKRDEREYVLIDTAGVRRRKRVNEVVEKFSVIKTLKAIEDANVVLLVIDARENISDQDLSLLGFALNAGRSIVIAVNKWDGLDTDVKERVKKELDRRLGFVDFARIHFISALHGTGVGHLFESVQEAYKSATTRVGTSVLTRIMKMAQDDHQPPLIRGRRVKMKYAHAGGYNPPIIVVHGNQVKELPDSYKRYLMNYFRRSLEIMGTPIRIQFQNSENPFDNQAPTKKSGYSEEQKRKKMMSLIKRGRKK, encoded by the coding sequence ATGATTCCTGTAGTGGCTCTTGTTGGACGCCCAAACGTGGGTAAATCGACGTTATTTAACCGTCTAACCCGCACTCGCGATGCACTTGTGGCTGACTTTCCTGGCTTAACGCGCGATCGTAAATATGGCCAAGCTAAACTGGGCGAACATGAATTCATCGTGATCGACACCGGTGGTATCGATGGCACCGAAGAAGGTGTAGAAACCAAAATGGCTGAGCAATCACTCGCTGCGATTGAAGAAGCGGATGTGGTGCTATTTATGGTGGATGGTCGTGCAGGTTTGACCGTGTCTGATGAAGCGATTGCCAAGCACCTGCGTATGCGCGATAAACCAAGCATGCTGGTGGTAAACAAAGTCGATGGTATTGATGCGGATGCTGCGAGCGCTGAATTCTGGCAACTTGGTATGGATAAGATCTACCAAATTGCCGCAGCACATGGCCGTGGTGTCGCCGCATTGATTGACCGCGCTTTAAATCCGTTTGCAGAACAAATGGAAAAAGAAGCGGCCGCTGAAATTGAAGATCTCACTGAATTTGAAGATCAGGAAGAAGAAAAACTCGATTACACCGAAGAAGAAGCGGAACAAGAGTTTAAGCGTCTGCAAGATCAGCCAATTAAACTAGCCATTATCGGTCGTCCTAATGTAGGTAAATCAACGCTCACTAACCGTATTTTAGGTGAAGAGCGGGTCGTGGTTTACGATATGCCAGGCACGACTCGTGATTCTATTTATATTCCAATGAAGCGTGATGAGCGTGAATACGTCTTGATTGATACCGCAGGTGTTCGTCGCCGTAAACGTGTTAATGAAGTGGTAGAGAAATTCTCTGTCATCAAAACGTTGAAAGCCATTGAAGATGCTAACGTGGTACTTCTGGTTATTGATGCGCGTGAAAATATTTCTGATCAAGACCTAAGTTTACTTGGCTTTGCTTTGAATGCCGGACGTTCTATTGTGATCGCGGTGAATAAGTGGGATGGTCTAGATACAGACGTGAAAGAGCGCGTTAAGAAAGAACTTGACCGTCGTTTAGGTTTTGTTGATTTTGCACGTATTCACTTCATTTCTGCGCTACATGGCACAGGCGTTGGTCATTTATTTGAATCGGTACAAGAAGCGTACAAATCAGCCACTACTCGTGTGGGGACTTCTGTTCTAACTCGTATCATGAAGATGGCACAAGATGATCACCAACCGCCATTGATTCGTGGTCGCCGTGTGAAGATGAAATATGCGCATGCTGGTGGTTATAACCCACCAATCATTGTGGTGCATGGTAACCAAGTGAAAGAGTTGCCAGATTCTTACAAGCGTTATTTGATGAACTACTTCCGCCGTTCATTGGAAATCATGGGCACGCCAATTCGTATCCAGTTCCAAAACAGTGAAAACCCGTTTGATAATCAAGCACCAACGAAAAAATCGGGTTACTCGGAAGAACAAAAACGTAAGAAAATGATGAGCTTAATTAAGCGTGGCCGTAAAAAGTAA
- a CDS encoding bifunctional tRNA (adenosine(37)-C2)-methyltransferase TrmG/ribosomal RNA large subunit methyltransferase RlmN: MTMTKVNLLDFDRKGLRQFFTEELNEKAFRADQIMKWIYHFGCDDFSQMNNINKALRAKLEARCEIRAPYVSEAQHSSDGTIKWAMRVGDQDVETVYIPDEDRATLCVSSQVGCALECKFCSTAQQGFNRNLKVSEIIGQVWRAAREIGLEKETGRRPITNVVMMGMGEPLLNMKNLIPALEIMLDDLGFGLSKRRVTVSTSGVVSGLDQMTGNIDVALAISLHAPNDELRSQIMPINDRWDIQDFLASVRRYIASSNANRGKVTVEYVLLDHVNDDMEHARQLAELLKDTPAKINLIPFNPYPGSPYKKPSNSRIDRFMKTLMQYDYTVTVRKTRGDDIDAACGQLVGDVIDRTKRTKQKQQGEPIPVKAI, from the coding sequence ATGACCATGACAAAAGTAAATCTGCTGGACTTCGACCGCAAAGGTCTGCGCCAGTTTTTTACCGAAGAACTGAACGAGAAAGCTTTCCGTGCTGATCAGATCATGAAATGGATCTACCATTTTGGCTGTGATGACTTCTCACAAATGAACAATATTAATAAAGCTCTGCGCGCCAAATTAGAAGCTCGTTGTGAAATTCGTGCTCCTTATGTCTCGGAAGCTCAACATTCAAGCGATGGCACCATCAAATGGGCAATGCGTGTTGGCGACCAAGATGTTGAGACGGTTTATATTCCTGATGAAGACCGTGCGACTTTATGTGTTTCATCTCAAGTAGGCTGTGCGTTGGAATGTAAATTCTGTTCAACCGCTCAACAAGGTTTTAACCGTAACCTAAAAGTGTCGGAAATCATTGGTCAAGTATGGCGTGCTGCTCGTGAAATCGGCTTAGAAAAAGAAACGGGCCGTCGTCCAATTACTAACGTCGTGATGATGGGTATGGGTGAACCTCTGCTCAATATGAAAAATTTGATCCCAGCGTTAGAAATCATGCTGGATGATCTTGGTTTTGGTTTGTCAAAGCGCCGTGTCACTGTGTCAACTTCAGGTGTCGTGTCAGGTTTAGATCAAATGACAGGCAATATTGATGTGGCGTTAGCGATTTCATTGCATGCACCAAACGATGAGCTGCGTAGCCAAATCATGCCAATCAATGACCGTTGGGATATTCAAGATTTCTTAGCGTCGGTTCGTCGTTATATTGCGTCTTCAAATGCGAACCGCGGTAAGGTGACAGTAGAGTATGTTCTACTGGATCACGTCAATGATGATATGGAACATGCTAGGCAGCTCGCAGAGTTGTTAAAAGATACCCCTGCAAAAATTAATTTAATTCCATTTAACCCTTATCCTGGGTCACCATATAAAAAACCGAGTAACTCGCGTATCGATCGTTTTATGAAAACATTGATGCAGTACGACTATACGGTCACGGTTCGTAAAACGCGTGGTGATGATATTGATGCGGCATGTGGACAGCTTGTCGGCGATGTGATTGACCGCACTAAACGTACAAAACAAAAGCAGCAAGGGGAACCAATTCCAGTAAAAGCTATCTGA
- the hisS gene encoding histidine--tRNA ligase — protein sequence MSKTIQAIRGMNDCLPTQSPLWHKVEDAVKRVVRSYGYSEIRMPIVEMTNLFKRAIGEVTDVVEKEMYTFEDRNGDSLTLRPEGTAGCVRAGIENGLIYNQEQRLWYVGPMFRHERPQKGRYRQFHQVGVEVFGLQGPDVDAELIMMTARLWRELGIDKHVRLELNSIGSLEARQNYRAVLIEFLEQHMDVLDEDAKRRMYTNPLRVLDTKNPEIQAILGDAPQLADYLDEDSKAHFAGLCELLDAAGIEYTVNQRLVRGLDYYNKTVFEWITESLGSQGTVCGGGRYDGLVEQLGGKPAPAVGFAMGLERLVLMLETLELNDVRNAVDVYLVTAGEGTLINGMKLAEQLRESVSGLRLMTHFGGGNFKKQFKRADKVGAAIALVLGENEVAEQTVVVKDLAGGEQQTMAQTDVAAYLANKI from the coding sequence GTGAGTAAAACTATTCAAGCAATTCGAGGCATGAACGATTGCCTACCGACACAATCTCCACTTTGGCATAAAGTTGAAGACGCGGTAAAACGCGTGGTTCGTTCTTATGGTTACAGTGAAATTCGCATGCCGATTGTGGAGATGACGAATTTATTCAAGCGCGCTATCGGTGAAGTGACCGATGTGGTTGAAAAAGAAATGTACACCTTTGAAGATCGTAATGGTGACAGCCTAACGCTACGTCCAGAAGGGACAGCTGGCTGTGTTCGTGCAGGGATTGAAAATGGCCTGATCTACAACCAAGAACAACGTTTATGGTATGTCGGTCCCATGTTTCGTCATGAACGCCCACAAAAAGGCCGTTACCGCCAATTTCACCAAGTAGGCGTGGAAGTGTTTGGTCTTCAAGGCCCTGATGTTGATGCTGAACTGATTATGATGACCGCGCGTTTATGGCGTGAACTCGGCATCGATAAGCACGTACGCTTAGAGTTGAATTCAATCGGTTCACTGGAAGCGCGTCAAAATTACCGTGCAGTACTGATCGAATTTTTAGAACAGCATATGGATGTACTTGATGAAGATGCAAAACGTCGTATGTACACCAATCCATTGCGCGTATTGGATACTAAGAATCCAGAAATTCAAGCTATCTTAGGCGATGCGCCACAATTGGCGGATTATCTTGATGAGGATTCTAAAGCGCACTTTGCTGGTCTTTGTGAATTATTAGATGCGGCAGGTATTGAATATACCGTTAATCAGCGTCTTGTTCGTGGTTTGGATTATTACAACAAAACGGTTTTTGAATGGATCACTGAAAGCCTAGGCTCTCAAGGTACCGTTTGTGGTGGTGGTCGCTACGATGGCTTGGTTGAGCAATTAGGTGGTAAACCTGCTCCAGCCGTAGGTTTTGCTATGGGATTAGAGCGTTTAGTGTTAATGCTTGAAACTTTAGAGCTGAATGATGTTCGAAATGCTGTGGATGTGTATTTAGTCACAGCGGGTGAAGGCACTTTAATTAATGGTATGAAGCTTGCCGAGCAATTACGTGAATCCGTCTCAGGTTTACGTTTAATGACACACTTCGGTGGCGGCAATTTCAAGAAGCAGTTCAAACGTGCTGATAAAGTCGGTGCTGCTATCGCCTTAGTATTAGGTGAAAATGAAGTAGCAGAGCAAACTGTGGTGGTGAAAGATTTAGCTGGTGGTGAGCAACAAACGATGGCTCAAACCGATGTCGCCGCATATTTAGCAAATAAGATTTAA
- the xseA gene encoding exodeoxyribonuclease VII large subunit: MRLTMPISTNANSNIFTVSRLNAEVRMLLENEMGIVWLVGELSNFSAPVSGHWYFSLKDARAQVKCAMFKGNNRRVSFKPMNGNQVLVKARLSLYEPRGDYQLIIESMQPEGDGRLQQMFDELKMKLAGEGLFAQHLKKPLPENPKRIGIITSKTGAALYDILDVLKRRDPSLPIVVYPTMVQGEEAAFKIAQAIGRANSRNECDILIVGRGGGSLEDLWCFNHEIVARTIAASQIPIVSAVGHEIDVTIADFVADVRAPTPSAAAELVSRDNSHKAQTIIAKQRDLLNAWRHYNHQQKNTLNRLQFALEKQHPRYQLNKQSQRLDELQARLSRSISSKLQLLQVQLHRSQQSLSFHSPNKTIERSQYRLSNNKARLIQAIQQTLRDHRYKLALQAEKLDTVSPLSTLKRGYSITCDQQGKVLTTSNQVKTGDTIVTRLIDGEIKSTVV, translated from the coding sequence ATGAGATTGACCATGCCAATATCCACAAATGCTAACAGCAACATTTTTACGGTTTCCCGCCTCAATGCCGAAGTACGCATGTTGCTGGAAAATGAAATGGGCATTGTGTGGTTAGTGGGGGAATTATCCAACTTCTCCGCACCGGTTTCCGGTCACTGGTACTTTTCTTTAAAAGATGCGCGCGCTCAAGTGAAATGTGCGATGTTTAAGGGTAACAATCGTCGTGTTAGCTTTAAACCAATGAACGGTAACCAAGTGTTAGTGAAAGCACGTTTATCTTTGTATGAACCGCGTGGTGATTACCAATTGATCATCGAAAGTATGCAGCCAGAGGGGGATGGCCGCTTACAACAAATGTTCGATGAACTAAAAATGAAACTGGCGGGCGAAGGTTTGTTTGCTCAACATCTAAAGAAACCGTTACCAGAAAACCCAAAACGCATTGGCATCATAACGTCTAAAACAGGCGCGGCACTGTACGATATTTTGGATGTACTGAAACGTCGTGATCCGAGTTTGCCGATTGTGGTCTACCCGACCATGGTTCAAGGTGAAGAAGCCGCGTTTAAAATAGCGCAAGCCATTGGACGGGCAAACAGCCGTAATGAATGTGACATTTTGATTGTGGGTCGAGGTGGTGGCTCATTAGAAGATTTGTGGTGTTTTAACCATGAGATTGTGGCCAGAACCATTGCGGCAAGCCAGATCCCTATCGTCAGCGCAGTGGGTCATGAAATTGATGTCACCATTGCTGACTTTGTTGCTGATGTGCGCGCCCCTACTCCATCCGCGGCCGCAGAATTAGTCAGTCGAGATAACAGCCATAAAGCTCAAACCATTATTGCTAAGCAACGTGATTTGCTCAATGCGTGGCGTCATTATAACCACCAGCAAAAAAACACTTTGAACCGACTGCAATTTGCGCTTGAAAAGCAGCACCCACGTTATCAACTTAACAAGCAAAGCCAGCGCTTAGACGAACTGCAAGCGCGCCTGTCACGCTCTATTTCGAGTAAATTACAACTGTTGCAAGTTCAATTGCATCGCAGCCAGCAATCACTCAGTTTTCATTCACCGAATAAAACGATTGAACGCAGCCAATATCGCTTAAGTAATAACAAAGCTCGATTGATTCAAGCGATTCAACAAACTTTGCGTGATCACAGATACAAACTGGCTCTGCAAGCTGAAAAGCTCGATACGGTTAGCCCACTGTCGACCTTGAAGCGAGGCTATTCGATCACTTGCGATCAACAGGGCAAAGTGCTCACAACATCAAACCAAGTCAAAACGGGCGATACCATTGTTACCCGCTTAATCGATGGTGAGATAAAATCGACAGTTGTATAA
- a CDS encoding zinc ribbon domain-containing protein yields the protein MGNEICPGCHSELEWQQKNAEGKEQYQCRECASAFTRLVTCPDCQAQLEQIQACGSISYFCPSCNELKSKTRVQSQFVAV from the coding sequence ATGGGAAATGAAATCTGTCCTGGTTGCCACAGTGAATTAGAGTGGCAGCAAAAAAATGCAGAAGGTAAAGAACAATACCAATGCCGTGAGTGTGCGAGTGCTTTCACACGTTTAGTCACTTGTCCTGATTGCCAAGCACAACTTGAGCAAATTCAGGCCTGTGGCTCAATCAGCTATTTTTGCCCAAGTTGTAATGAGCTGAAGTCGAAAACCAGAGTGCAAAGCCAATTTGTGGCGGTTTAA
- the bamB gene encoding outer membrane protein assembly factor BamB yields MKKMFNRTLAISAIALGLLGCSSEEDTIVMAPLPVVDSQFTPKVEWTASVGDGVGHYFSKLSPVYAYDKVFVASRDGEVKALDPDTGDTLWEVDLEQDGPARLSGGLTASYDKLFIGDENGQAFALSVDDGSIIWQKKVDGEILSKPLADESLIMLHTSKGTLVALQQDSGEQVWDISNEVPNLTLRGDSSPVSISGGVFWGMANGRLAAALIQRGQLLWQQPIGSPKGSTEIDRLVDVDATPLIIGPNLYAVGINGQLVAIDLRSGSPMWKRTYSSATDLASDGSHIFVVTDKDHIAAVDVRSGTQLWSNDSLEYRQLTSPVIIEQYLVVADGEGYLHWIDRSSGKFVAQQLIDDEGIAVAPIEVEDGFVVVTRDGEIKKMQIPEGS; encoded by the coding sequence ATGAAAAAAATGTTCAACCGCACACTGGCTATTTCAGCAATCGCACTTGGTTTGCTTGGCTGTTCTAGTGAAGAAGACACCATTGTGATGGCACCATTGCCTGTCGTTGATAGTCAATTCACACCGAAAGTAGAATGGACCGCTTCAGTTGGTGATGGGGTTGGACATTATTTTTCAAAACTTTCTCCTGTCTATGCTTATGACAAAGTTTTTGTGGCAAGCCGTGATGGGGAAGTGAAAGCCTTAGATCCTGACACCGGGGATACCCTGTGGGAAGTCGACCTTGAACAAGATGGACCGGCCCGATTATCTGGTGGCCTGACGGCTTCTTACGATAAATTATTTATTGGTGATGAAAATGGTCAAGCATTTGCGTTATCGGTGGATGACGGTTCGATCATTTGGCAGAAAAAAGTCGATGGTGAAATTCTCTCTAAGCCTCTCGCCGATGAAAGTTTGATTATGCTACATACCAGCAAAGGGACTTTGGTGGCATTACAACAAGACTCTGGTGAGCAGGTTTGGGATATCAGTAATGAAGTTCCGAACTTAACCTTGCGTGGGGACAGTTCTCCTGTGTCTATTTCAGGTGGGGTATTCTGGGGAATGGCCAATGGTCGATTGGCCGCCGCTTTGATTCAACGTGGCCAGCTTCTATGGCAACAGCCGATTGGTAGCCCAAAAGGTTCAACAGAAATCGACCGTTTAGTTGATGTGGATGCTACCCCATTGATTATTGGCCCGAACTTGTACGCCGTTGGGATTAACGGTCAGTTGGTAGCCATTGATTTACGTTCTGGTTCACCAATGTGGAAACGTACTTATTCATCCGCGACGGATTTGGCAAGCGATGGTAGCCATATTTTTGTGGTAACAGATAAAGATCACATTGCTGCTGTAGACGTACGTAGTGGTACTCAGCTTTGGAGCAATGATTCGCTCGAATATCGCCAATTAACGTCACCGGTTATTATTGAGCAATATTTAGTCGTTGCTGATGGTGAAGGTTATTTGCACTGGATCGATCGTTCGAGCGGCAAATTTGTTGCTCAGCAATTGATTGACGATGAGGGGATTGCGGTCGCTCCGATTGAAGTTGAAGACGGTTTTGTCGTGGTAACCCGTGACGGCGAAATAAAGAAAATGCAGATCCCTGAAGGATCGTGA
- a CDS encoding YfgM family protein — protein MSIYDADEEQQVEAIKDWWRDNGKAVVIGIVMGIGGIFGWHTYQDSVASAQEEASHGYTEVISNLEAKGIDAASSAQAFIDSNDKTSYAVLTALQLAQVQIDANKLDDALAQLKWAQSHSSDETLTPMFAYRTARVLAEKAQYDEAIKAISDVKSDAWKARNQELIGDIYLLKGDKDAAKSAYTQAQQDGSNSQVLQLKLDDLAK, from the coding sequence GTGAGTATCTACGACGCTGATGAAGAACAACAAGTAGAAGCAATTAAAGATTGGTGGCGTGACAACGGTAAAGCCGTGGTGATTGGTATCGTCATGGGTATTGGTGGTATTTTTGGATGGCACACTTACCAAGATTCGGTTGCCAGCGCTCAAGAAGAGGCTTCACATGGCTATACCGAAGTGATTTCTAATCTTGAAGCAAAAGGTATTGATGCTGCTAGTTCAGCGCAAGCCTTTATTGATAGTAATGACAAAACGTCTTATGCCGTACTAACCGCTTTGCAACTGGCTCAAGTACAAATTGATGCGAATAAACTGGATGATGCATTAGCACAATTAAAGTGGGCTCAATCCCATAGCAGTGATGAGACATTAACACCAATGTTCGCATATCGTACAGCGCGAGTATTGGCAGAGAAAGCACAATATGACGAGGCTATCAAAGCGATTTCTGATGTGAAATCTGATGCGTGGAAAGCTCGTAATCAAGAGTTAATCGGTGATATTTACCTGCTTAAAGGTGATAAAGACGCAGCGAAATCTGCTTACACCCAAGCCCAGCAAGATGGTTCTAATAGCCAAGTCTTGCAACTAAAACTTGATGATCTTGCAAAGTAG
- the ispG gene encoding flavodoxin-dependent (E)-4-hydroxy-3-methylbut-2-enyl-diphosphate synthase, producing the protein MQHESPIKRRKSTRIYVGNVPIGDGAPIAVQSMTNTRTTDIEATVAQIKSLEKVGADIVRVSVPTMDAAEAFKEIKQQVNIPLVADIHFDYRIALKVAEYGVDCLRINPGNIGNENRIRSVVDCARDKNIPIRIGVNGGSLEKDIQQKYGEPTAAALVESAMRHVDILDRLNFEQFKVSVKASDVFLAVDSYRLLAQKIDQPLHLGITEAGGARAGAVKSAVGLGMLLAEGIGDTLRISLAANPVEEIKVGFDILKSLRIRSRGINFIACPTCSRQEFDVIGTVNALEERLEDIITPMDVSIIGCVVNGPGEAEVSHMGIAGGNKKSAFYEDGKRQKERFDNEQVIDQLEAKIRAKAAMLDSKNRIDISHIDK; encoded by the coding sequence ATGCAACACGAATCTCCTATTAAACGCCGTAAATCGACTCGTATCTATGTAGGCAATGTGCCTATTGGTGATGGTGCGCCAATTGCTGTTCAGTCTATGACCAACACGCGTACTACAGATATTGAAGCCACAGTGGCGCAAATCAAATCGCTTGAAAAAGTAGGCGCGGATATTGTTCGTGTATCTGTTCCCACTATGGATGCCGCAGAGGCATTCAAGGAAATCAAACAACAAGTGAATATTCCCCTCGTGGCTGATATTCACTTTGATTACCGTATCGCACTGAAAGTGGCTGAGTATGGTGTCGATTGTTTACGCATCAACCCTGGCAATATTGGTAACGAAAATCGAATTCGTTCCGTGGTCGATTGTGCGCGTGACAAAAACATCCCAATTCGCATTGGCGTGAATGGTGGCTCTTTAGAAAAAGACATCCAACAAAAATATGGCGAACCAACGGCTGCGGCTTTGGTGGAATCAGCCATGCGTCACGTTGATATTTTAGACCGTTTGAATTTCGAACAATTCAAAGTCAGCGTAAAAGCTTCGGATGTATTTTTAGCGGTAGACTCGTACCGTTTACTTGCACAAAAAATTGATCAACCTTTGCACTTAGGCATCACCGAAGCGGGTGGCGCACGAGCTGGAGCCGTAAAATCTGCGGTAGGCTTAGGCATGCTGTTAGCCGAAGGTATCGGTGACACGCTGCGTATTTCTCTTGCCGCTAATCCAGTAGAAGAGATCAAAGTCGGTTTCGATATTTTAAAATCACTGCGTATCCGCTCTCGCGGGATTAACTTTATTGCTTGTCCAACGTGTTCTCGTCAAGAATTTGACGTTATTGGTACAGTGAATGCGCTAGAAGAGCGTTTAGAAGACATCATTACCCCAATGGACGTTTCGATTATTGGCTGCGTAGTGAATGGCCCTGGTGAAGCTGAAGTGTCCCATATGGGGATTGCTGGCGGAAACAAGAAAAGTGCCTTCTATGAAGATGGTAAACGCCAAAAAGAACGTTTTGATAATGAGCAAGTTATCGACCAACTGGAAGCAAAAATTCGCGCGAAAGCCGCTATGTTAGATAGCAAAAATCGTATTGATATCAGCCATATTGATAAATAA
- the rodZ gene encoding cytoskeleton protein RodZ produces MSTENKELESTAEVHNILPGEMLRKRREELGLSQKDISEKLRLKVSVIESIETNQFDNHHVATFIRGYFRSYAKMVGIKEKEILAALEKSGRGQQKEQPMHSFSKKTEKQQHDSRIMGLTWGILIIILGISSVWWWQNHQQDTLSPSSFSQSSSDDESNTDDFQSIDATANSEVSSDEASSSDEAVAEETAPQENMDLTLEQDSLAPETSSESEPASSTTEDAVEAPASNESTEIAQITSSEQANNVLAMQFKEDCWIQVKDSSGAVLATGLKKAGESLTLTGKTPYSIILGAPQGVSITLADEPVDLSKYTAGKVARMTLP; encoded by the coding sequence ATGAGTACTGAAAACAAAGAATTAGAGTCAACAGCAGAAGTTCACAACATTCTTCCAGGTGAGATGTTACGCAAGCGTCGGGAAGAACTGGGTTTAAGTCAGAAAGACATTTCTGAGAAGCTGCGTCTTAAAGTTTCAGTGATTGAAAGCATTGAAACCAACCAATTTGATAACCATCATGTAGCCACTTTTATTCGTGGCTATTTTCGATCTTACGCCAAGATGGTTGGCATCAAAGAAAAAGAGATTCTTGCCGCATTAGAGAAATCAGGACGTGGTCAGCAGAAAGAGCAGCCAATGCACAGTTTTTCTAAGAAAACAGAAAAGCAGCAACACGATAGCCGTATCATGGGGTTAACTTGGGGCATCTTAATTATTATTCTTGGAATATCTTCGGTTTGGTGGTGGCAAAATCATCAGCAAGATACCCTGTCGCCGTCTTCTTTTTCTCAATCATCGAGTGATGACGAATCAAATACCGATGATTTTCAATCTATTGATGCCACTGCGAATTCTGAAGTGAGTTCAGACGAAGCCTCAAGCTCAGATGAAGCCGTAGCAGAAGAGACTGCACCACAAGAAAATATGGATCTGACTTTAGAGCAAGATAGCTTAGCACCAGAGACAAGCAGCGAATCGGAACCAGCATCCTCAACGACTGAAGACGCAGTGGAAGCACCAGCGTCGAACGAGTCAACCGAAATCGCGCAGATCACGTCATCTGAACAAGCGAACAATGTATTAGCCATGCAGTTTAAGGAAGATTGCTGGATCCAAGTGAAAGATAGCAGCGGAGCTGTATTGGCGACTGGGTTGAAAAAAGCGGGCGAGTCATTGACTTTGACTGGAAAAACGCCTTATTCCATTATTTTAGGGGCGCCTCAAGGTGTTTCTATTACTTTAGCCGATGAACCTGTAGACCTTTCTAAGTATACTGCAGGTAAAGTGGCTCGAATGACATTACCGTAG